The genomic segment GAAAAGTTCTTCAAAATCCAACTAAAGATGACTTAGATTTCGATCTAAACGAATCATTAATAGTTGAATTCTACTCTAGATAATAAGCCCTTTTAATAGGAGTTGATTTAATGTTAAAAATTGAAAAACATGCAAGGGGTATTAATATTACCGAAGTAAAAGAGAGTGAATTTAAAGGACAATATATTGTTGAACCTTTATATAGAGGCTATGGGCATACTGTTGGTAATGCTTTGAGAAGAGTTTTACTTTCTTCTATCCCAGGAGCTGCTATTAAAGGAATAAGAATAGACGGTGTTTTAAGCGAATTCTCAGTTATGGACGGAGTTAAAGAAGCTGTTACTGAAATAATCCTTAATATTAAAGAGGTTGTTGTTAAAGCTGAAACTACTGGTGAAAGAAGAATGACACTTTCTGTAAAAGGACCAAAAGTAGTAACTGCTGCTGATATAATACCAGATGTAGGAATAGAAATAGTAAATCCTGAGCAAGTTATTTGTACAATAACTACAGATAGAGAACTTGACATGGAATTTTTAGTTGATACAGGAGAAGGATTTGTTGTATCAGAAGAGATCGAAAAGAAAGATTGGCCAGTTGATTATATAGCTATTGACGCTATCTATACTCCAATCAGAAAAGTTTCTTATAGCATTCAAGATACTATGGTAGGAAGAATGACTGATTTCGACAAACTTACTTTAGATGTAGAGACTGATGGAAGTATAGAAATTAGAGATGCACTATCTTATGCAGTAGAGTTATTAAAATTACATTTTGATCCATTCTTAGAATTAGGAAACAAAATGGAAAATCTAAGAGCTGAAGCTGAAGAAGAAGAAGAAACTTCTGTAAGCCATGCTAAAGATGATAATATTTTAAATACTAAGATAGAAGAACTTGATTTAACAGTTAGATCATTTAACTGCTTAAAGAAAGCTGGAATAGAAGAAGTAAGTCAATTGGCTAAATTGTCATTAAACGAACTTCTAAAAATTAAGAACCTAGGAAGAAAATCTTTAGATGAGATCCTAGAGAAAATGAAAGAATTAGGATATGATCTATCACAAAATGGATCTCCTGAATAAGAAGACAAGGAGGATAGCTAACTAATGAATCACAATAAGTCATATAGAAAGTTAGGAAGAAGAGCTGACCACAGAAAAGCTATGCTAAAAAACTTAACTATATCTTTATTAAGTGCTGAAAGAATAGAAACTACT from the Fusobacterium varium genome contains:
- a CDS encoding DNA-directed RNA polymerase subunit alpha; this encodes MLKIEKHARGINITEVKESEFKGQYIVEPLYRGYGHTVGNALRRVLLSSIPGAAIKGIRIDGVLSEFSVMDGVKEAVTEIILNIKEVVVKAETTGERRMTLSVKGPKVVTAADIIPDVGIEIVNPEQVICTITTDRELDMEFLVDTGEGFVVSEEIEKKDWPVDYIAIDAIYTPIRKVSYSIQDTMVGRMTDFDKLTLDVETDGSIEIRDALSYAVELLKLHFDPFLELGNKMENLRAEAEEEEETSVSHAKDDNILNTKIEELDLTVRSFNCLKKAGIEEVSQLAKLSLNELLKIKNLGRKSLDEILEKMKELGYDLSQNGSPE